The Zootoca vivipara chromosome 5, rZooViv1.1, whole genome shotgun sequence genome includes the window gctatggcgggcaACCTGCGCCCCTAAGAATGCGGCAGCCGGGTGCCATGAACCACTTGAACCTATTGAGATAATAGCCCGTATTTGGCTAATTATtgataacacagctttgtgagacagaaagatagcagagaaatctatctgcctacgaacaaatTCTCAGCTGCGTTGCAGACGTAGCAAAAATACTCGCCCAGTACACTCCGTCACAAATGTCAAGCCTCTGTTTCTAAAAAACCCAGAAACTTTTACACCCAAGTTCAGATCACATTCCGTAGCAGCGAAAACTTTACCCGACTTTCTGTGCCTGTGAAATAACTCACTCAACTCCCTTGTTCGTTAAAACAAAGAAGATTTATTGCTTAGGGCAGCTCAGCCGGGTAAGTTCATCTCCATCTCAGCTGAAGCTGCGACACGAAACAGACAGGATACAAACATACAGTCTCATATAACAGAAACAACAGTCACACAGGTACTTCCTGTTTACTTCCTGTTTATGTGAGTACAGGCCCCGTGATCCAGGACgattgctgagctattaaccctctcagctcacagaaCCAccaggtaaagatggccctgttcCCTTGTAAAATTACTCACTGGTCCTGACTTGACTTTTCAGCTTCTGAATAAAGATAATTCCTCTatatcctgtttttgtttttgttttattccttttataAGTTGCATATGTGGAGCTGAGCTTATTATATCAGGGTATTCTGCATTttcctgcccaactagcagttcaatagcacgtcaaagtgcaagtagagaaataggtaccactccggcgcaaaggtaaacagcgtttctgtgcgctgctctggttcgccagaagcggcttagtcttgctggccacatgacccagaatctgtctgcggacaaatgccagcttccttggcgtataaagcgagataagcgtgcaaccccagagtcatccttgactggacctaacgatcaggggtacctttacctttttttattctgcattttcttGATCCAAACTTCCCTCAACATTTTTGGACTGCTACCATAGGCTTGACCTTGATGGCTCCCATATCTCCtgagggagagcagggagagcgaACTCAGGTAGTGAGTGCCAAAACATGGACACTGGGAAACAAGAGGAAGTCATCACCATGTTTAGGAAAACCTGGGATTTGCAGCAGTGCAAACACTATTTAGGGAACAAACCTAAAGGagcccacagaggcttgggagtgaagttgcacCCCTCCCAAGTCTCCtcaggaggagagtgatccccgcagaggcttgagagggaagctgcacgcccaccagccatatggttggctgggcgcagcttccatcccaAGTCTCTGCGGGGATCCGCGCAGCTCCCctacttgctggggtgcccctgagaggccagcaccCTGGTGCAACAAACCACTAAGCCCTATAGGAAAGACGCCTCTGAGTCCCCTCTGAAATAAACATCACAATTATTAGGTTTACTCTGAGGCATAATCAGAATCCCAAAACATCACCTGAATTTAGGGAATGAACTCATAAGAAATTAGACACCTTACTACGGATATATGTTTCAAATCTAGTAGGAGAATATTTCATTCAGCTGGGACATTCTGCTGCTAACCTTAAAGTTGCTATGCTTGAACAATGGTAAAAGTGTTCATAATTTGTTTACCTTATTTTTCTCCAGCGGAGCTCGTGCTGGCTCAGGTAGCTTGCCGTCCTGAAATAAACatcacatttacagtggtaccccgggttacaaacacttcaggttacaaatgcttcaggttacagacttcaccaacccagaaatagtacctcgggttaagaactttgcttcaggatgagaagagaaatcgtgttctggcggtgcggcggcagcgggaggccccattagctaaagtggtgcttcaggttaagaagagtttcaggttaagaacggacctccagaacgaattaagttcttaaccagaggtacctctgtactgtATTAGGTTTGCTCTAAGGCACAAACAGAATCCCAAAACATAATCTGAATTAGATGGTGGAAATGAGACATATTACTGACACCTTTCTATTTATATTTGTTTAAAATCCAGTAGGAGAATATTTCATTCTGCTGGGACGTTCTGCTGCTAACCTTAAAATTGCTATTCTTGAACAATGGTAAAAGTGTACATAATTTTGTTTACCTCATTTTTCCTCTGGGGAACTCCTGCTGTTCCACAGGTTACCCGCAGTGTCCTGTCCTGGGAATCTAGATTTTGCTGTTGTGTCCCTTTTCCAAGATGAAGTGAAGAAACAGATGTCAaaggctacagttcccatattTTGAGCTCCCGACAAATGACAGCCATCTTAAGGCAACCTGCTCGCTGTCATCTCTGCAGGCTTTTCTAATCATGATGTGTCTAGTGGGCACATTTCTTACGGCAACTCCAAGGAGGACCTACTCGTCATACTGCATCCAGGAAATGTGCATCTTATGGGGGCCCAGAGAAGGACCTTCTTTACTGTGCCCCCCACATTACAGAATGACCTCCCCTTGCAGACAGAAGGGGCacctaatttcttatttatactccacccatctggctgggtttccccagccactctaggcagcttccaacaaaatattaaaatacaatagtctgtcaaacattaaaagcctccctaaacagggctgccttcagatgtcttctaaaagtctgatagttgtttttctctttgacatctggtgggagggtgtttcacagggcgggtgccactactgagaagcatagctgccaagttctccctttttttaagggaaattcctgtatgctgaataggcttcctcgtgagaaaagggaaaacttggcagctatgctgagaaggtcctctgcctggttccctgtaacatggcttctcgcagtgagggaaccaccagaaggccctcggcactggacctcagtgtccaggcagaaagatagggggggagacgctccttcaggtatactggaccaaggctgtttagggctttaaaggtcagcaccaacactttgaattgtgcttggaaacatactgggagcctatGTAGGTCTTTTAAGACTGGTGTTCAGCGGCATAGCGAGGTGCCATGACACCCAGGGCGACAAATTGCTATGcacccggggggtggggggtgcggcGTCGCTACGTAACAATGCATGCATTGATACGTggtggggtatcgccgccccctcATGCCTCCAAAGTCGCGCGCCTCCAGCGCcaagctccaggtagaaagcccactcGGTGCGGCTTTTTACCTGAAGTTTGGCGCTGGAGGCGAGTGGCTTTGGAGACAcaggggggcggcgataccctgccacataacgacgcatgcgtgttacgtagcggggtatcACCGCCCCCGGCGACTCCAAAGCCACGTGCCTCCAGCGCcaagctccaggtagaaagcccgctcggtGCGGCGCGCCtgccctgcgactcccaagccgagcctccagtctcccggtaaaaagtccgctcggcgcggcttgggagtcacaggggtgggggtgccaagtgCCAAGACGGCGGCTACCTATAGTCCAGCTGCTCTGCCTGCTGGTGAAAACATACCTATTTGCATAGGCACTCCTGGGCAATGATCCTTAGGACCAACATACTGAACTCTGAATATTCTCATTTATGTTTTATCGTTATTTTAGTGCACTGGTTTTATTTTGTATACTACATTGTTATATTTCACAACAAATATCACTCTATCAATAATTTTCAATACATTAATTAATGCACAAgtatttttaaatgtcatttgTGGTGGCAggtagaggcatagctgccaagttatcccttttttaaagggattttcccttatgctgaataggcttcctcgcgagaaaagggaaaacttggcagctatgggcagaggaCTGACACCAAGTGAATGCATGGCTGGGGAAAGACTTGAAGAAGGCTTTATGGCTCAGACACTGACTATACCATTTCTCAAATGCTAATAATTTTTGATTCTTTTTGGCTATATATCTTTAAGGCTCAAATGGTAGCTTTAGTCCCAAATACAAGATAATTTACCATTTCCTAGGATTTCATATAGTGGCTTTAAGTCTTCATATGCTTTCAGGTTACTGCTGCAGAAGATTTCCTTTATTGCTGGCAGATTGCTCTGAATGCTCTCAAGGACATCGTATACCACTTCTTGAATATCATTTGGATTTGCCTTTCCCTTATCTTCCCAATTCTagaaagaaacaatacagggttTTTAATCTCTGTCTTCAAAACATCTTTTAGACTGAAAATACAGAGTAACTTTCCCATTTCCCACCAGACCGAACAGCAGATTATTTGGGTAGTCATCCCAGCACAATCAAAGGAAGGAAAAATGGTCAATGTAATTTTATCCTCCTTTGTACAGCTTGCATCTCTCTGAACAGCTAACATCCTATCCTATGCCTTTTACCAATGGCAGAGGAAGATTCAAGGCATTAGGCCACAAGCTACAAGGTGGAaggaattgtagaatcatagaatcgtagaatttcagcattggaaaggaccctgaggatgcTCGAGTCCAATGCATGAATATGCAACTGTCCTGTATGgagatcaaacctgcaatcttggtgttatgagcaccatgttctaaccaacttaGCTATCCAGGCTGCTGCTATTTCATTTCACttaacttttaatttgtatagaGTCTTTCTATATTGCAATCTAACTCGGCTACGAGCGATCACCAAAGAAGACAcaagacagtttacaatataaagaaacaacaaaatatacaaggACACACATAACAATCCGGTGCAAAACAAATAAGTCATAATAAAGGTTTGACTTAAAATAAATATCTTATATCAAATAAAGGAATATGTGATAATCAATTAGAATAAAACACgacacaataaaattaactctcaaaatatcaacaaataataattaaacagaaattcactctcaacaatAGCAATAAATCATTACTAAATTATAATCAACTAGTGAAATTCatcccgtttaaaaacgggcgctagaacgctgctctcgtgcagcgccggcatgggacggagcttcggaggtctccgaagccccgtctcatgcgggaggtgcgcggcgaggcggcgggggggggaagagaagcacttctcccgccccccccccccgccgcgcacctcccgcatgagatggggcttcagagaccttctccgaaactccgtcccatgccagCGGTGcatgccgaggcggcgggggggggagcgcttctctcccccgcccccgccgcctcgccgcgccgcgcacctcccgcatgagacggggcttcagagaccttctccgaaactccgtcccatgccggcgctgcatgctgaggcggcgggggggaggagcgcttctctcccccgcccccgccgcctcgccgcgcacctcccgcatgagacggggcttcagagaccttctccgaaactccgtcccatgccggcgctgcatgccgaggcggcggggggggaggagcgcttctctcccccgcccccgccgcctcgccgcgcacctcccgcatgagacggggcttcagagaccttctccgaaactccgtcccatgccggcgctgcatgccgaggcggcgggggggggaggagcgcttctctcccccgcccccgccgcctcgccgcgcacctcccgcatgagacggggctttggagaccatctccgaaactccgtcctatgccggcgctgcgtgccgaggtggcgggggggaggagcgcttctcctcccccccctgctgcctcgccacgcacgccaagccagtccccgagccgaagtgcggcgcggcaggtgcttttcgccgtttgcctcccccttcgctccgggaaggcaaacggcgaaaagcccccgccgcgccgcacttcggctcagggactggcttggcggtggcgggaaaaaggggaggaattcctccccttcttcccgccgccgccaagccaaagccggcttccctcggcgcccgctgccgcttcggcttcctcggggaaggcaagcaggcgggctgcctgcctgcttgtgttcgccgaggaagcgccgtcccatgccggcggtgcgcggcaaggctgccggggggagcgcttctttcccctgccgcctcaccgcgcacctccagcatgagactgggcttcggagcggcgtttggcggagcggcggttggccgttgtctctccgtccaatccctgtgtccctggggcccatgcgcagtgacccagggacacacgggacaacttggacgcagggacaacttggactttattatataggattaaaaAACAGCAGATTGACAAtgcattaaaaattatttaaaataattgaatTGAGCAACAAAGTAGAAATTTAACTAGAAAATAATTGCATCAATTATATATAATAGTCACCTTAAAATCTTCTTCAGATATTATTTTCTTGTCTCGTAGGCCATGGAGAAAAGGAAATAACTTGCTAATTGCAGCAGAAATCTCAACTTTATGGGCTTTGAACAAGTCCAAAGTTTGAGCAGAAGTACCTGGAGCAGACATACTACAAACAACACAAAACTATGTTTTAAAGAAATTGGAAATAATGTGGTTTTTAAACAAGCGAAATTAAGCATTATCTAGCattctagaacatgggtaggcaaactaaggcctgggggctggatccggcccaatggCCTTCTCAATCCATCCTGTGGACGGtcggggaatcagcgtgttttacatgagtagaatgtgttcttttaattaaaatgcatctctgggttatttgtggggcataggaattctttcccccctcctgccaacctagcagttcgaaagcacgtcaaagtgcaagtagataaataggtaccgctacaccgggaaggtaaacagtgtttccgtatgctgctctggttcgccagaagcggctttggtcatgctggcaacatgacctggaagctgtacgtcagctccctcggccaataatgcgagatgagctccgcaaccccagagtcggtcacgactggacctaatggtcaggggtccctttacctttacttaaccTCAGATCAGGCTGCAGAATTGTGCTGCTATTTTACTCTTCCCTCTTCTACTCAGCTTTAGGTGTTCTGTGTGACTAATACTTATATGGGTAGCCTTCTATATTTACTTTGAGTACCCAATTGTAGCCGAAGTGAGATTCCAATGTGAATTTAGGATTAGCAAGAGTCAAAAATAAACTAGGGGTGGAGGTGAACAGTGTTCGGAAAGAATGAAAGCTCATTCGTTTCATTTCAATTGCACGCTTTCTGCAAGGGGCAAAGGGTAGCATACCAGGCTCTCCACCACCATTAATTTTATCCAtataacaaccctgcgaggtaggtaagGTCAATATTAAAGAGACTGGCCCAAGATTGCCTTCAAGTCTGAGTCGGGGTTTCAACCTGACTCCACCCCACTAGCTGTCCAACATTCTACTCACACCACCAGATCCCTCAGTTCTTGGAGATGCTAAAAACTGTCTGTGCCCATTGAGGGCACGCGCTGGCAGTCTGAATTGCCAGCAGCAAACAGAAGCTAGCCCTTTAGTCCAGTAAAATTAGAGTTTGACCAGACACCTGTAATAAAAAGCTGGATGTTTCAGTTGGTAGCTCTGACAAAGGTATCAAAAAATCCCCCCCAGCCCCTTACTCAAAATTATCTCCTGAGTTCTTCTGAACATTCTGAGTGCAGGAATATTCACTTCACTTTGTTTCAGGTGTGCCTTATTAGTTTCAAAGATATCTATGGGTGTTTCTACTTCAGCAGCAGCCGAACTTCTGGTACTCTCAGAGGCAGCAAATGAACACACCCTGCAGTTTTCAGCTTTTTATTCCAAATGGAATAAAAAGTTTTAGGGTGTGTTCCTAAAAAGTTTGCTAACTTTTTCAGACTGCTTACCAGGGGAGAAAGAACCGACTGTATCGCTTGAGGAAAGTGAGCACAACTGGGTTTTTAAAGATTTGAAAGAGCTTGTGAGAGCTCTGGGTCACAAGCGAGAAGAGAGAGTGAGGGGGGGAAGGCTGTGCCCTCGAAATAAGAGCAGGAAGAGGCAATGGGGTTCAGATGCGCGGTGCCCTTTTTTGCCCCTTCGTATTGGAGTGGTGGGGGGGGGTAGACGGACGGACAGATAAATTTTGCCCGCAACATGCGTGTCTTCACGATGTTTTGCCCTTAGAAGAGTTTATTGGGCGTCCCTCATCCCCAGTTGCTTGCACGAAGCTTAGGCGGAGGCTCGATTCTCCCCGGTCGATTCGGATTTGTTTGCTGCGATAAGAGGCGCCTCCGGAGTCTGTGGCTCTTTTGAGAGAGGGAGCCAAGCACAGACTAGAAGCGCGTTTCCCCTGGGCCGCTTGTCTGCCTCGTGGACAGAGAGATAAAGGGGGTTCTGTTCTAGTGGGACCGTGCGCCCTCCGAGGAGACGGGGGACCCCCATGTCCACGAGCAGGGGATAACCAGGACTCTCCGGAGCAAGTGATGCTTTTGCGCACTTGGCACAGCACACTCGTTTTACAACGGATCGGTGGGAATCAAGAGACGGCGGCTACTGTCAGATACAAAATGGTGACCCGAGGAAGGCGACGC containing:
- the LOC118093627 gene encoding nuclear body protein SP140-like protein isoform X2, whose amino-acid sequence is MSAPGTSAQTLDLFKAHKVEISAAISKLFPFLHGLRDKKIISEEDFKNWEDKGKANPNDIQEVVYDVLESIQSNLPAIKEIFCSSNLKAYEDLKPLYEILGNGTQQQNLDSQDRTLRVTCGTAGVPQRKNEDGKLPEPARAPLEKNKPEECIVCKKEDSLIHCSSCPRCFHDDCHIPKISAKKRNTGKWKCTFCQHEDLVRDRPRNKDQVLKLNMRGKRIVKCDLLLLWIWCKPKSCHFVDNPATDNNDRVKDGKELKFEFEKKFREVFSIL